The following coding sequences lie in one Chelonia mydas isolate rCheMyd1 chromosome 6, rCheMyd1.pri.v2, whole genome shotgun sequence genomic window:
- the LOC119566509 gene encoding programmed cell death 1 ligand 1 — protein sequence MSRSPLTFLLVLGLLGGCAGKLAVETDASPVRAKVGDDVVLKCQFSVARPPVDLSQLVVQWFHRGGQLVEFDTVVSGSRPGANLSVEGLRSGNAALYLSKVTPESAGNYRCYVTYAPDVRIKQVVLQVEDPSKPPAEEPEAVAPHACAPDPDPLVLRKLDQVLSILQQLSRKLGAAGAGAGGEA from the exons ATGAGCCGCTCCCCGCTGACCTTCCTCCTCGTCCTCGGCCTCCTCGGGGGCTGCG CCGGCAAGCTGGCGGTGGAGACGGACGCCTCCCCGGTGCGAGCCAAGGTGGGGGACGACGTGGTGCTGAAGTGCCAGTTCTCCGTGGCGCGGCCCCCCGTGGACCTGAGCCAGCTGGTGGTGCAGTGGTTCCACCGGGGCGGGCAGCTGGTGGAGTTCGACACCGTGGTGAGCGGGAGCCGGCCGGGCGCCAACCTGAGCGTGGAGGGGCTGCGGAGCGGCAACGCCGCGCTCTACCTGAGCAAGGTGACCCCGGAGAGCGCCGGCAACTACCGCTGCTACGTCACCTACGCGCCCGACGTGCGCATCAAACAGGTCGTCCTCCAGGTCGAGG ACCCCTCGAAGCCGCCCGCGGAGGAGCCGGAGGCCGTGGCCCCTCACGCCTGCGCCCCCGACCCCGACCCCCTGGTGCTGAGGAAGCTGGaccaggtgctgagcatcctgcaGCAGCTCAGCCGCAAGCTGGGCGCGGCGGgtgccggggctgggggggaggcctGA